The Mucilaginibacter rubeus genomic interval AAAAAAGGAAAGATCCTGAACGGCGACCATGCCCAAACCGCTTGCGATTTTTATAACTTATACGAGCGCGATATCGATCTGATCAAAGAGCTCAATATTCCCAATTTTCGCTTTTCTATTTCGTGGACCCGCATCCTGCCCGATGGTACCGGGACAGTTAACCAGGCGGGTATCGATTATTATAACCGGGTAATCAATTATTGTATTAAACAAGGTGTTGAGCCCTGGCTAACTGTTTACCATTGGGATTTACCCCACATACTTGAGGTTCAGGGCGGATGGACAAATCGCGAAGCTATTAGCTGGTTTAGCGAGTTTATAACCATTTGCGCCCAAAACTTCGGCGACCGCGTAAAACATTGGATGGTGATGAACGAGCCGGTAGTGTTTACCGGCGCAGGTTACTTTTTCGGTATTCATGCACCCGGCCGCAGTGGTATGAAAAACTTTGTACCCGCCATACATCACGTAACCATGAGTATTGCCGAAGGAGGTAGAATATTACGAAGACTTTTACCCTCAACAGCGCAAATAGGCACAACATTTTCGTGTTCACAGATAGAACCTTACTCAAACAAACCAAGAGATATAGCTGCGGCTGTTCGTGCCGATGCCCTGATCAATCGTTTATACATTGAACCTTTGCTGGGGATGGGGTACCCTATAAATGATCTCCCCGCCCTTAAAGACCTCAGAAAATATTTTTATCCCGGCGACGAGGATAAACTAAGTTTTGATTTTGATTTTATAGGTATCCAGAACTATACCCGCGAGATTGTAAAATATTCATTCTTCACGCCTTATATCAACGCAAGTATGGTTAAGGCCGAGAACAGGGGCGTTGAGCTTACTGCTATGCGCTGGGAAATTTATCCGCCTTCAATTTATCATATGATCAAAAAGTATGATGCTTATCCTAACGTTAAAAAGATAATCGTCACAGAAAATGGATCTGCTTTTCCCGACACTGTTACTGATGGCGAAGTGAACGACCCCAAAAGATTGAAATATCTCAAGGATAATTTAGCGCAAGTGCTAAAAGCGAAAAATGAAGGCCATAAAATTGAAGGCTATTTTGTATGGACCCTTACCGATAATTTTGAATGGGCCGAAGGGTATCATCCGCGTTTTGGATTGATCCATGTTGATCATGCTACCCAGCAACGCACGGTTAAGGCTTCGGGCAAGTGGTACGCCGAATTTTTAAAATAAAAGTTAATTTTTAGGCAGTGTGAAATTGAATGATGTGCCATTTTCGGTATCACTTTCAAACCAGATATGGCCGTTGTGATCTTCAATAATTTGCCTGCAGATGGAAAGCCCAAGACCAAACGATTTTTCGCCGGAAGTACCGGGGCGCTTGGCGTCGGTAAACATATTAAATACCTGGCTTTTCAGCTTATCAGGAATGCCGATGCCGTGATCTTTTACTGAAATTTGTATTTCATTTTCCAGTTCAAGCGCCATAACTAAAATAGCCGATCCTTCCGGGCTGAATTTAATGGCATTGCTAATAAGGTTGCTAATCACCCTCCATATTTTTTCACGACTGATACAGATCTCAACCGGAGTGTTTAATAGAGCGAGATTGATCTCCTGTTGTTTCTCAGCGGCTTTAAAACGCATAAGCTCAACGCTATTACTCAATAAAGAATTAATCTCAACTGCTTCTTTATTGAATGTTGTTGAAGTAGATTCGGTGGCTTCAAGTATTTCATTGATCAGCTCAATGGAGTTAAACGAGGTTTCCCTGATTATGCCGAGGAGCTCTTTCTGTTCGTCGCTGTAATTCTCCTCGCTCATTATACTCGTAAGCGATGCTATACCGCCTATAGGGTTACGCAGATCATGTGCAACGGTACGCAAAATGCGGTCTTTTTCCTGGTTATTGAGCTTTAAATCATTAAGGGCATTTTCCAGGTGATTGTTTTGGTGGTTTATCTGGTGGTTAAGACTTCCGAGCGTCTTAATATTCTTTTTTGATTTTTGCCAATTCAAAAATATCAGGGAAATGATAATAATGAGCATCAACGCAAAAACAACGGTTACCCTAAGGTAGACGTGTTGTAATTCGTTGTTTTTCTTGAGGTTATTAAACTCATTGTCTTTTTCAAGACTTTTAACCTGTTCCGCTACATCAGCTTCCTTTAGTTTCCTGTTTTCACTTGTGATGGTATCCTTAAGCTCATCATATTGCTTATAATGCGCCATTGCCTGCTGATGATCATTCTGTTTCTCAAAATAATTCGACATTAACAGATGCCAATCCTGTATAGCGTCAGGACTTTTTACGCTGTCAAACTGTAGCTTTATAACGTTGAGAATGTTTAATAAAGAGTCATTAGCATTTTGCTTATCATATATCGCAGCAAGTTTAAGTTCAGAAAACTGGGCATCATTATTATCATTGCCTTTACGCAAGTTGATAGCGATGCTCTTTTTTAAGAGGTCTTTAGCTTCATCGTATTTCCGCTGCCTCATATAAACATCGGCGATGTTACCATACACAACACCTTTTGATACTTCACCCATTTCAGGGCGGTCTTTAAACCTGGCCGCGTTAGCCTTAAGATAGTCGAGTGTTTTGTTATAAAAGTACATCGCGCTGTCGTTTCTTTGCAGCTTGCTGTAGCTTAATCCAATGTTATTCAGCAACTCCTGGCGGCGATAAAAATAGTTGAAGTTTCCCTCACACGAACTTGTTTCCTCAAAACTTTTCTTAAAAAACGAAGCTGCACGGCCATAGTGTTCCTGTTTGTAAAGGATCATGCCCATACGGTAACTATAATCGCCCATAGTACAATCGTCCAGGTTGTTGTTGGCAATTACTTTTCCCTCATAAAAATAGCTATATGCTTCGTTGTAGCGGCGTTCATCAAACAACACATCTCCTTTAGAAAGATGAGCCTGGCCGTACTCACTGGTGAATTTTAACTTCTTTTCAGGCGTGTCAAAAATGTTGAGCATGCTATCTGCATATAGCAACGCCATTTTACGATCATTCTTTACATGAGCTGCGTAGGTATAAATAAAAAAGTAATAATTATATACCTGTTTAAAGCCGAGATTGTTGGAATGGTGAAAGGCCGAATCAAGATAATCTGCAGCCGCTTTCTGATGACCATTATCATACATCGACGTAGCTGTATCAACAGCCTTATTGTAAGCCGATGATGAAAGAAAACCCTTAGGTTGTTGCTGGCAGGAACTGATGATGAGCAACAAGGAAGCAAAAAACAAGCATACCTGTGTAATAACAGATTGTATTGTTTGTTTAAAGCTTTTGTATATAAACATCAAAGATTAAGTTACGTCAGGTTTAGTGTTGGTTTTAAAACAGGGTTAAACTATGAAATTTCTTCAAAATAACTATACTGCTTTTATGATTATTGTTAATTAATTACCTAAAATGAAATTTAATTAATCGAGTCAAGGACTAATGGCTGCCGTTTGATTGATTAATAAATTATGCTACTTCGGCAGGAAGATATACGTAAAAACTGGAGCCGTTGTTTAGGTCGCTCTTTAACCAGATCCTGCCGCTATGTTTTTCAACTATTTGCCGGCAAATTGAAAGCCCAAGGCCAAATGATCTTTCGCCGTCGGTACCGGGACGTTTGGCTTCGGTGAACATATTAAACACCTGTTGCTGTAATTTATCAGGAATACCAATGCCATAATCTTTAACACATATTTCAACCCCCTGGTGCTTTTGGTTTACAATTACATAAATAACCGCTCCTCTTGGGCTAAATTTAATGGCGTTGCTGATGAGGTTACTGATAACGCGCCATATTTTTTCCCGGTTTATCAATAGCTCTGTAGGGGTATCGAGCAGGCTAAGCATGATATCTTGATCTTTTTCAGCCGCCTTGAATCTCAACAAGTCGACGCTATTACTGATAAGGCTGTTAATCTCAACCCATTCCTTATTAAAGGAGACGTTAGCCGTATTTGCAGCCTCCAAAATCTCATTAATAAGCTCGAGCGAATTGTATGAAGTTTCTTTAATGAGATTGATCAGGTCTGTTTGTTCTTCATCTTGTGCGTCATCAACCATTGCTGCTGACAATGATGCTATGCCACCAAGAGGGTTGCGGAGGTCGTGAGCAACGGCGCGCAGGATCCGGTCTTTTTCACGGCTTCCGCGGTTTACTTCTTCGAGGGTGTTCTCCAATTCGTTTTTCTGTAGTTGGATCTGGTCATTCAGCTTTTTTATCGCAACGATATCCCGCTTAGATCTTTTCAGGTTGCGGAAAACAAGGAAGATAATAATTACCGCCATCACCGAAAAAAGTACAGCAAGGCAGATGTATACCAATTGCAGTTTGTTGTGCCCTTTAAGGTTTTCTATCTGATTTTCCTTGTCGAAATTAGCCTGTTGCTGGTTTACATCCGTCCGTTTCAAAGAGGATGTCCTTTTCAGTGCTGAGTCTTTTAAAGCGGAGTAATTTTTTAGATAAAACAGGCTGTTCTGATAGTCCTTTCTTTGCAGGTAATATGTACTCATTAAACCGTTCCAACTGGTTTCTGCGTCGTCATTATTTATAATATCAAGCTGGAGACGCAGGCTTTTCAGTAATTCATAGAGTTCGGCTGGCTTATTGGTGCTTAGGTATAACCGGGCAAGTTTTATCTCGGTTAATTCGGCATCGCGGTTATCATTGCCGGGCTTTAAATTAATAGCGATACTTTTCTTCAATAACTCACTTGCCTGGGGGTAATCATGAACAAGCATAGCTAAATCGCCCTGGTTACCGTATACTACACCTCTGGCAACTTCAAGCAGGTTTGCGCGTTCAGCAAATCTTGTGCTGTTTTCGTTAATGTAAATTAGTGCTTTGTTTAAGTAAAGCCTTGAGCTATCAATATCACCGCTGTTTTTATAGCTCTCGCCGATATTATCCAAAAGTTCCTGACGTTGGTAAAAGGCGCGAAAATCATCGGTATAGGCGTAGCTTTGCCTGTGGCTGATCTTGAAATAATTAGCGGCTTCCTTAAAATGCCCCTGTTTAAACATAATCATACCCATGCGGTAGGTGTATTCGGCTAATATGGCGTCGTCAATGGCGTTTTTGCCAATAGAATAGCCCTTGTAAAAGTACCGGTAAGCCTGATCGTATTTCACCATATCCGAATAGGCATCGCCAGTCGCGAAATCCGCTTCAGATGCTAAGGCTATGTGCTGATCGGGGGTAACGCTTTCTGCTGCTACTGCCTGCATCGTATCAGCATAGGGCATGGCCTTTTTAGGGTCATGCAATGCTTTTAAATTATAAAGAAAATGAAAAGCGTAAAAACGGAACCTGTCACTTACATAAGGACGGCTTACTGTTTTATATGCAGAATCGAGGTATTCAATGGCCCTGTGAGGCTGGGATTTTTCGCCGTTATATGACGTTACCGTATCAAATATCGGCTTAAACTGTTTGGAATAGTTGCCGGTATCACGGGTGTTATTTGCGCAGGAATTAAAAGCCAATAAACATGCGAACGCCAACCATATAGTATGATTGAGCAGCACTTTGTTTAAACTAACAGGGCTATCAGGGGGCGCCAACTTTGAGTGTTTACGCAACAAATATAATGTTCATAATTATAACGAACAATATTTTTGCGTCAGAATAACACGTATGTTACTAAAAGTTAAAGCGCGTTGATTATCTGTTACTTAAAAGCATCCAGGCCGGTAATGTCCATCCCTGTAATAAGCAAATGGATGTCATGTGTACCTTCATAAGTAATTACCGATTCCAGGTTCATCATATGCCTCATAATAGGGTATTCGCCTGTAATGCCCATACCTCCAAGCATTTGCCTTGCTTCGCGCGCAATAGTGATAGCTGTTTCAACACTGTTTCGCTTGGCCATTGATATCTGGGCCGGGGTAGCCCGGTTTTCATTCTTAAGTGTGCCTAAGCGCCAAACCAATAGCTGACCTTTGGTGATCTCTGTTATC includes:
- a CDS encoding GH1 family beta-glucosidase; this encodes MELTDREIHLSKDLFGNDFEWGVSTAAFQIEGAHDADGKGLSVWDTFTTKKGKILNGDHAQTACDFYNLYERDIDLIKELNIPNFRFSISWTRILPDGTGTVNQAGIDYYNRVINYCIKQGVEPWLTVYHWDLPHILEVQGGWTNREAISWFSEFITICAQNFGDRVKHWMVMNEPVVFTGAGYFFGIHAPGRSGMKNFVPAIHHVTMSIAEGGRILRRLLPSTAQIGTTFSCSQIEPYSNKPRDIAAAVRADALINRLYIEPLLGMGYPINDLPALKDLRKYFYPGDEDKLSFDFDFIGIQNYTREIVKYSFFTPYINASMVKAENRGVELTAMRWEIYPPSIYHMIKKYDAYPNVKKIIVTENGSAFPDTVTDGEVNDPKRLKYLKDNLAQVLKAKNEGHKIEGYFVWTLTDNFEWAEGYHPRFGLIHVDHATQQRTVKASGKWYAEFLK
- a CDS encoding ATP-binding protein yields the protein MLLNHTIWLAFACLLAFNSCANNTRDTGNYSKQFKPIFDTVTSYNGEKSQPHRAIEYLDSAYKTVSRPYVSDRFRFYAFHFLYNLKALHDPKKAMPYADTMQAVAAESVTPDQHIALASEADFATGDAYSDMVKYDQAYRYFYKGYSIGKNAIDDAILAEYTYRMGMIMFKQGHFKEAANYFKISHRQSYAYTDDFRAFYQRQELLDNIGESYKNSGDIDSSRLYLNKALIYINENSTRFAERANLLEVARGVVYGNQGDLAMLVHDYPQASELLKKSIAINLKPGNDNRDAELTEIKLARLYLSTNKPAELYELLKSLRLQLDIINNDDAETSWNGLMSTYYLQRKDYQNSLFYLKNYSALKDSALKRTSSLKRTDVNQQQANFDKENQIENLKGHNKLQLVYICLAVLFSVMAVIIIFLVFRNLKRSKRDIVAIKKLNDQIQLQKNELENTLEEVNRGSREKDRILRAVAHDLRNPLGGIASLSAAMVDDAQDEEQTDLINLIKETSYNSLELINEILEAANTANVSFNKEWVEINSLISNSVDLLRFKAAEKDQDIMLSLLDTPTELLINREKIWRVISNLISNAIKFSPRGAVIYVIVNQKHQGVEICVKDYGIGIPDKLQQQVFNMFTEAKRPGTDGERSFGLGLSICRQIVEKHSGRIWLKSDLNNGSSFYVYLPAEVA
- a CDS encoding tetratricopeptide repeat-containing sensor histidine kinase, which encodes MFIYKSFKQTIQSVITQVCLFFASLLLIISSCQQQPKGFLSSSAYNKAVDTATSMYDNGHQKAAADYLDSAFHHSNNLGFKQVYNYYFFIYTYAAHVKNDRKMALLYADSMLNIFDTPEKKLKFTSEYGQAHLSKGDVLFDERRYNEAYSYFYEGKVIANNNLDDCTMGDYSYRMGMILYKQEHYGRAASFFKKSFEETSSCEGNFNYFYRRQELLNNIGLSYSKLQRNDSAMYFYNKTLDYLKANAARFKDRPEMGEVSKGVVYGNIADVYMRQRKYDEAKDLLKKSIAINLRKGNDNNDAQFSELKLAAIYDKQNANDSLLNILNVIKLQFDSVKSPDAIQDWHLLMSNYFEKQNDHQQAMAHYKQYDELKDTITSENRKLKEADVAEQVKSLEKDNEFNNLKKNNELQHVYLRVTVVFALMLIIIISLIFLNWQKSKKNIKTLGSLNHQINHQNNHLENALNDLKLNNQEKDRILRTVAHDLRNPIGGIASLTSIMSEENYSDEQKELLGIIRETSFNSIELINEILEATESTSTTFNKEAVEINSLLSNSVELMRFKAAEKQQEINLALLNTPVEICISREKIWRVISNLISNAIKFSPEGSAILVMALELENEIQISVKDHGIGIPDKLKSQVFNMFTDAKRPGTSGEKSFGLGLSICRQIIEDHNGHIWFESDTENGTSFNFTLPKN